In Mycoplasma feriruminatoris, the sequence GCTGGTTTTTCAATTTATGCAACTACACTATCAGCTATTACTTATATGGCAACACCAGCAAAAGCCTTTTCAACAGACTGGTTATTTGCATTTGGTAATTTAACTATTTTTATTGCTACTCCATTATTAATCAGATTTATTATTCCGTTTTTTAAAAAATTAAATGATGTTTCTGGTTATGGTTTTTTAGAAAAAAGATTTAGTTATTTTTTAAGAGTAGCTGCAAGTTTAATGTTTATTTTATTTCACGTAGTAAGAGTTGGTTTAATTATTTATTTACCAACAATTGCTCTAACAGCAGTTACAAATATTAATCCTTATTTAATTGCTGTAGTTATTGGAATATTTTGTGTTATTTCAACTGTTTTAGGTGGATTAAATGGAGTTATTTGATCAGATTTTATTCAAGCAGTAGTTTTAATTGGTGGAATTTTATTAGCAATAATTTTTGCTTTAATTAAAATGCCAAATTTAGCTGAAGTTAATAGTAAAGTTATAAATAATCATAAATTATTAGCTAAAGAATCAATTATTCCTCAATCTTGAGCTAAACCTTGAATTTTAATTCTATTTTTTGGTCAATTAATTAATACTTTTTATCAATACATTGGATCACAAGATGTAGTTCAAAGATATCAATCAAATCAAAGTTTTAAACAAGTTAAAAAAGGACTTTGAACTAATGCTATTTTATCTTTAATTACTATTTTACTATTCTATGGAATGGGTTCATTATTATATGCATTTTATGCTCAACAAACAGGTTTAAGTAATGTAAATGATATAATTAAAAATCTTGGAATTAAACAAAACAACCAAATTTTACCATACTTTATAGTAACTGTATTACCAGCTGGTATTAGTGGATTAATTATTGCTGGAATTTATTCAGCTTCAATGAGTACAATTTCTTCTTCACTACATTCAGCTGCTACTTGTATAGTTGAAGATATTTTAGTAAGAATTAAACCTAATATAAAAGACAAACATAAAATGTATTGAGCTAAAAGTTTAATTTTAGGTATAGGATTATTAGGAACAATTGCTGCAATATTTTTAATTATTACTAAAGCAGATAATTTATTAGATTTATTTGCTGCTATTATTGGATTGTTTGGAACTTCTGTTACTGTAATTTATTTATTAGGTATTTTTACAAAAAGAACTTCAAACATTGGAGCAATTATTGGATCAGTTAGTTCATTTATAATTGTTTTAACTATTTTTATAATTAATAAAATAGGTAAAACACCTGTTTCAGATTTTTATGGAATTATTTTAGCTTTTATAATTGGGCTATTATTAGGATATTTATCAAGTTTTATTTTTAAAAACAAAAAAATAGATAAACTTGATGGTTTAACTGTTCATACTTTTTCAAAACAAGACTTTAACAAAATGGTTGAAGATGGTGAAAAAGAATGACAAGAAATTAAAGCAAGTGAAACTCAATTTAAAAAAGATTTAATTAAAAAAATTAAAAACAAAAAAGTAGCTAGAAATTAGGTGAAGTAATGATTTACGATAAACTTTCTAATTTAAATAGATATTTAAATATTCATAAAAACATTGATTTTGCTATTAATTTTATTAATCAAACTAATTTAAAAGATCTTAAAGATGGAATTAATGTTATTAGTGATACTTTGTTTTACAACAAATTTATAACAAATACAATAGAAAAAAATAATGCTGTATTTGAATCTCATAAAAAATATTTAGATCTTCATATTTTAATTAGTGGAGATGAATTTATAGGTCATGAGTTTGTTGATGATTTAAACGAACAAGTTGAATATAATTTAAAAGATGATGTATGTTTATATAAAACAAAAACAACAAAAACAATTTATCAAAACAACCAATCATTTGCACTATTCTTTTTTACAGATGCACATTCACCAAAAATCAAAGCAAATTGCGATCAAATTACAAAGGTAGTTTTTAAAATTCTATATGACTAATATAAAAAAATATTTATCTATTGATATTGGTGGAACTTCTATAAAATATGGAATCTTTAATGAAAATCTAAAACCTTTATTTATTAATAGTGTTAAAACTATTCCTATAAAAGATGAATTATTAAAACAACTAGTAGATAT encodes:
- a CDS encoding sodium:solute symporter, which produces MINLLAKSTTNLAVKSFHWADYVVLVIYLLFTLGIGLYFQFKSKLQKAENTDEYFKAGGKTPGWVAGFSIYATTLSAITYMATPAKAFSTDWLFAFGNLTIFIATPLLIRFIIPFFKKLNDVSGYGFLEKRFSYFLRVAASLMFILFHVVRVGLIIYLPTIALTAVTNINPYLIAVVIGIFCVISTVLGGLNGVIWSDFIQAVVLIGGILLAIIFALIKMPNLAEVNSKVINNHKLLAKESIIPQSWAKPWILILFFGQLINTFYQYIGSQDVVQRYQSNQSFKQVKKGLWTNAILSLITILLFYGMGSLLYAFYAQQTGLSNVNDIIKNLGIKQNNQILPYFIVTVLPAGISGLIIAGIYSASMSTISSSLHSAATCIVEDILVRIKPNIKDKHKMYWAKSLILGIGLLGTIAAIFLIITKADNLLDLFAAIIGLFGTSVTVIYLLGIFTKRTSNIGAIIGSVSSFIIVLTIFIINKIGKTPVSDFYGIILAFIIGLLLGYLSSFIFKNKKIDKLDGLTVHTFSKQDFNKMVEDGEKEWQEIKASETQFKKDLIKKIKNKKVARN
- a CDS encoding YhcH/YjgK/YiaL family protein; this translates as MIYDKLSNLNRYLNIHKNIDFAINFINQTNLKDLKDGINVISDTLFYNKFITNTIEKNNAVFESHKKYLDLHILISGDEFIGHEFVDDLNEQVEYNLKDDVCLYKTKTTKTIYQNNQSFALFFFTDAHSPKIKANCDQITKVVFKILYD